The Mycobacterium seoulense genomic interval GACAAAGTCGCAGAACAGTACCCCGGTCAGCCCGTAGCCGATGCAGGGGCCGTGCACGGCGGCGATGGTCGGCTTGAACAGCTCCATCCCGCTTTCGAACGAGTTGATCGTCGGCTTCTCCCAAAAGGTGCCGCCGAAGGTGCCGACCGAGCCCTCGCCGTCCTTGAGGTCGCCGCCGGCGCAGTAGACGCTGCCGTTCGCGGTCAGGATCGCGACCCACGCGTCCAGGTCGTCGCGGAACCGCTCCCAGGCGGCGTTGAGGTCTTGGCGGAGCGCACCATTGATGGCGTTGCGAGCCTCGGGGCGGTTGAGGGTGAGGGTGGCGATGTGGTCGTCCAGCTCATACGTGACAAGGCTCATCGCTTCACCCTAATTTCGTCGGGCGCTCCGGTCGGACGGCTCAGTCCGGCGGTTCTTTCTCGGACCCGCGGACCTCGGCATCCTCGCGCTCGCTGGGCTTGCCGGGAACGCCCTGCGCCTCCCGCTCACGGGCAACCTTCTCGTCGAGCTGATCGACGATGTTTTCCAGCTGGCGAGTACGGCTGAGGGGCGCTTTGTCGGGTTCCGTCATGTCGCTTTTCGTTGATCTCCGCTCGTACGCCGCCGCCTCCCGCCGACGCGGAGCGGCCGCTATCCGATACCCTGCCGTGCTCTTGCCAATCCGGCAAAGCATACGGCTGACCGCGACGGCGTGCGTCATCGAGAGGCCAGGTCGGGTAACGCGGGCGGGCCTTAGCCGGATTCGGGGCCGCCGGTCAGGGAGATCGTTTGTGCTTGATGGCGTAGAGATCGGTGTCGGCGGCCCCATGCAGCGCGGCGACGTCGGCGCTCACGCCGTCACACGACGCTCGCCCGATACTCGTGCCCGGCGTGCGAGCCAGGACGTCGGCGATGAACCGCTCCGCCGTGGCCGGTGTCGCGGCGGTGCGCTCGGCGATACACACCGCGAACTCGTCCCCGCCGAGTCTGGCAAGAACCGCCTTGGGGGGCAACGCTTCTCGCCAGAGGCTCGCCCGGCCGATCAGATGCTCATCCCCGGCCAGGTGCCCCTTGGTGTCGTTGATTCGTTTGAAGTTGTCAATGTCGAGGGCCAGCACGGTGACGATGCATGACGCGGACCGCGATCGCGCCAGCAGGTCCGCGGTGGCAATCTCCCAGCCGGCACGGTTGAGCAGGCCCGTCAGCGGGTCGGTGCACGCCGCGGTGACCAGGGCCCGCATGAGCAACCCGAACGACTCGGCGGCTCCGAGGATCGCGATCACGAAGATCGCGTAGTCGATGAACAGTTTCGGAGTGGGAGCGGCCGCGAGGGCGACGACGCAG includes:
- a CDS encoding GGDEF domain-containing protein; translation: MPLRTDAGSAFYRRQQVRLLRIYFGATTFLYLYGVVFTLFPIRRGLTLSNPIGGIVAIGLGVAALALLAVRPDKLGPATAAAIAATPIVMAFHRTITAEFACLIGPMFLAMYLRAFYPVRRGATLVAVLTAACVVALAAAPTPKLFIDYAIFVIAILGAAESFGLLMRALVTAACTDPLTGLLNRAGWEIATADLLARSRSASCIVTVLALDIDNFKRINDTKGHLAGDEHLIGRASLWREALPPKAVLARLGGDEFAVCIAERTAATPATAERFIADVLARTPGTSIGRASCDGVSADVAALHGAADTDLYAIKHKRSP